The following are encoded together in the Pyxidicoccus xibeiensis genome:
- a CDS encoding PQQ-binding-like beta-propeller repeat protein, with protein MKSLVKWSALAVAVVVACTVPELGDEPRECADGVEPPCLDGYVCVNDYCVKADAGTSDAGTPPLWLELLPAPASPKGGAEFRYTDPVEPEARHLDRPATVRIRSDLEGLDAGTLTVRVRGTDGRDEPYAQFHPCDAGLFCREVEVPLWSRPLAAFRGTFVVTASILDATGDAGTASLDIPVTRWKWSFDGDAGVIQTSPAIGAGGTVYFGTSGTANNIGKVFSLSPEGTVRWSRAVGQVTTGPAVGAFANGGERVYVGVDAIRVHGAYTKVLMALPGDGGTPSYGCPRDVGDSYATPLALTTTQMSTDTTALETVVTQVELPNASGKNAASLVSFRPDDPGANRCLSLPSTADSPPVFGGMVVHGTNVYATGEPGILGFRFASNAWQSISATRSSRDWEMSGLALSGNGAQVVSVGASFDAGQSALVSSLATDGATSTEFLPARSGPPIRDLVLGGTAGSEIVYFGHDVAGGALTAVRLADMTKLTDAPDASVIPNAPVLGASGMLYTASGPQARGAEVVAWKASSLERLWKSDSVAPVAGWQSSREVYSSPSPALDCARTDGGVARAEQLGTLYVPGNNGVLYAVIVDSRGLDTDAPWPRFQHDARNTGNTATPLTCP; from the coding sequence ATGAAGAGCCTGGTGAAGTGGAGCGCCCTGGCTGTGGCAGTGGTGGTGGCATGCACGGTGCCGGAGCTGGGCGACGAGCCCCGTGAGTGTGCCGACGGGGTGGAGCCTCCGTGTCTGGACGGCTACGTCTGCGTCAATGATTACTGCGTGAAGGCCGATGCGGGGACGTCCGATGCCGGTACGCCCCCGCTGTGGCTGGAGTTGCTGCCCGCCCCCGCGTCTCCGAAAGGCGGAGCCGAATTCCGCTACACGGACCCGGTGGAGCCAGAGGCCCGCCATCTGGACAGGCCCGCGACGGTGCGGATCCGCTCGGACCTGGAGGGCCTGGACGCCGGCACGTTGACCGTCCGGGTGCGTGGGACGGATGGGAGGGACGAGCCCTATGCCCAGTTCCATCCCTGCGACGCGGGGCTCTTCTGTCGGGAAGTGGAGGTCCCACTGTGGAGCCGGCCGCTCGCCGCCTTCCGTGGGACGTTCGTCGTCACCGCGTCCATCCTCGACGCCACGGGCGATGCGGGCACGGCGAGCCTCGACATCCCCGTGACGCGCTGGAAATGGTCCTTCGATGGGGATGCGGGCGTGATTCAGACCAGCCCGGCGATTGGCGCCGGAGGCACCGTCTACTTCGGCACGTCCGGCACGGCCAACAACATCGGCAAGGTGTTCTCGCTCTCTCCGGAGGGCACGGTGCGCTGGTCGCGGGCGGTGGGGCAGGTGACGACCGGTCCGGCCGTGGGCGCCTTCGCCAATGGAGGCGAGCGCGTCTACGTGGGCGTGGACGCCATAAGGGTTCATGGCGCGTACACGAAGGTCCTGATGGCCCTGCCTGGCGACGGAGGAACGCCCAGCTATGGCTGTCCTCGCGATGTGGGTGATTCCTATGCCACGCCCCTGGCCCTCACCACCACCCAGATGTCCACCGACACGACGGCCCTGGAGACGGTGGTCACCCAGGTGGAGTTGCCCAACGCCAGCGGCAAGAACGCGGCCTCGCTGGTGTCCTTCCGACCCGATGACCCGGGGGCGAACCGGTGCCTCTCGCTTCCGTCGACTGCGGACAGCCCTCCGGTATTCGGAGGCATGGTGGTCCATGGAACCAACGTCTACGCCACCGGAGAGCCTGGCATCCTCGGGTTCCGCTTCGCATCCAATGCGTGGCAGTCGATATCGGCCACCCGCTCCAGCAGGGACTGGGAGATGTCGGGTCTTGCGCTGTCCGGGAATGGGGCCCAGGTGGTCAGTGTGGGCGCCAGCTTCGACGCGGGCCAGAGCGCCCTGGTCAGCTCTCTGGCCACCGATGGAGCTACCAGCACGGAGTTCCTGCCGGCCCGGAGCGGGCCTCCCATTCGTGACCTCGTGCTGGGAGGCACCGCGGGAAGCGAAATCGTCTACTTCGGCCATGACGTGGCGGGGGGCGCGCTGACAGCGGTGCGGCTGGCGGACATGACGAAGCTCACGGACGCGCCGGATGCGAGCGTCATCCCGAATGCCCCGGTGCTGGGTGCCTCCGGAATGCTCTACACCGCCAGCGGGCCGCAGGCGCGCGGCGCGGAGGTGGTTGCGTGGAAGGCCTCTTCGCTGGAGCGCCTGTGGAAGAGCGATTCGGTGGCACCGGTCGCCGGCTGGCAGTCCTCCAGAGAGGTCTACTCCTCGCCCTCTCCCGCGCTCGACTGTGCGCGGACGGATGGCGGCGTCGCTCGAGCCGAGCAGCTCGGCACGCTGTACGTCCCGGGGAACAATGGCGTCCTGTATGCCGTCATCGTGGACTCCCGAGGACTGGACACGGACGCCCCCTGGCCCCGGTTCCAGCATGACGCGCGCAACACCGGCAACACGGCCACTCCGCTGACGTGCCCCTGA
- a CDS encoding GlsB/YeaQ/YmgE family stress response membrane protein, whose amino-acid sequence MGLETILLWAVIGLIAGWLASAVVGGGYGVIGDIVVGVVGAFIGGFILRALGTGTPFGGLPGTIFVAFIGAVVLLLVLRLLRSATMRKA is encoded by the coding sequence ATGGGTCTGGAGACGATTCTGTTGTGGGCGGTCATCGGCCTCATCGCGGGCTGGCTCGCCTCGGCCGTGGTGGGCGGCGGCTACGGCGTCATCGGCGACATCGTGGTGGGCGTGGTGGGCGCGTTCATCGGAGGCTTCATCCTCCGGGCGCTCGGCACGGGGACGCCCTTCGGAGGGCTGCCCGGCACCATCTTCGTGGCCTTCATTGGCGCGGTGGTGTTGCTGCTGGTGCTCAGACTCCTGCGCTCCGCCACGATGCGCAAAGCCTGA
- a CDS encoding glycoside hydrolase family 43 protein — protein sequence MKQHSRSLALAVVSAVSAFASGCGPDTAPVDEAGSPAGSVSGALACSTRITYGDRWIRPSGHPTQYDVAADLVTWDGTCINEGTNSYAVLSNGWRPYFTGNNACVIALDTDCPGATACATRITYGAAWLHPASHPAQYDDAGGGVYWDRACTNASPNSYTVLSNGWAPYFSGSNACAMSFRYTGCGGLYINPVVPVDCADPGVIHDGTRYVAACTSGGAASAFPLRTSTDLVNWTGAGFIFPSGTRPGWATGDFWAPEIHKVGTRFIAYYTARHSSGRLAIGAATSASALGPFTDLGRPLVLDAGMGMIDATFFRDTAGTPFLVWKADGNAVGQPTPIYGQQLSADGLALVGTRRTLITNNLGWEGGVVEAPWVVARGGYYYLFYSGNAYYNSTYAVGVARATSPLGPYTKLGAPILTTGGGWVGPGHNSVVTGPRGETFMVYHAWNSAHTARVMLVDAITWPNGWPAVPEGPSAGSRPLP from the coding sequence ATGAAGCAGCACTCCCGAAGCCTGGCCCTGGCCGTCGTGAGCGCCGTCTCGGCGTTTGCGTCCGGCTGTGGCCCCGACACCGCGCCCGTGGACGAGGCCGGGTCCCCCGCCGGCTCCGTCAGCGGCGCGCTCGCGTGCAGCACGCGCATCACCTACGGCGACCGGTGGATTCGCCCCTCGGGGCACCCGACGCAGTACGACGTCGCGGCGGACCTGGTGACGTGGGACGGCACCTGCATCAACGAGGGCACCAACTCCTACGCGGTGCTCTCCAACGGCTGGCGGCCGTACTTCACCGGAAACAACGCGTGTGTCATCGCGCTCGACACGGACTGCCCCGGGGCCACCGCGTGCGCGACGCGCATCACCTACGGCGCGGCGTGGCTGCACCCGGCGAGCCACCCGGCGCAGTACGACGATGCCGGCGGGGGCGTGTACTGGGACAGGGCGTGCACGAATGCGTCCCCCAACTCGTACACGGTGCTGTCGAACGGGTGGGCGCCGTACTTCAGCGGCTCGAATGCGTGTGCCATGTCGTTCCGGTACACGGGCTGCGGCGGGCTGTACATCAACCCGGTGGTCCCCGTGGACTGCGCGGACCCGGGCGTCATCCATGACGGGACGCGGTACGTCGCCGCCTGCACGTCCGGTGGCGCGGCCAGCGCGTTCCCGCTGCGCACGTCGACGGACCTGGTGAACTGGACGGGCGCGGGCTTCATCTTCCCGTCCGGGACGCGGCCCGGGTGGGCGACGGGCGACTTCTGGGCGCCGGAAATCCACAAGGTGGGCACGCGCTTCATCGCGTACTACACCGCGCGCCACTCGAGCGGGCGGCTGGCCATTGGCGCGGCCACGTCGGCCAGCGCGCTCGGGCCCTTCACGGACCTGGGCCGGCCGCTCGTGCTCGATGCGGGCATGGGGATGATTGACGCGACGTTCTTCCGGGACACCGCCGGCACGCCGTTCCTCGTGTGGAAGGCGGACGGCAACGCGGTAGGCCAGCCCACGCCCATCTACGGCCAGCAACTGTCGGCGGACGGACTGGCGCTGGTGGGCACGCGCCGCACGCTCATCACCAACAACCTGGGCTGGGAGGGCGGCGTCGTGGAGGCGCCGTGGGTCGTCGCGCGCGGCGGCTACTACTACCTCTTCTATAGCGGCAACGCGTACTACAACAGCACGTACGCGGTGGGCGTGGCCCGCGCCACCAGCCCGCTGGGCCCGTACACGAAGCTCGGCGCGCCCATCCTCACGACGGGTGGCGGCTGGGTGGGGCCGGGGCACAACTCCGTCGTCACCGGGCCTCGTGGCGAGACGTTCATGGTCTACCACGCGTGGAACAGCGCCCACACGGCGCGGGTGATGCTCGTGGACGCCATCACCTGGCCCAACGGCTGGCCCGCGGTGCCCGAGGGCCCGTCGGCGGGCTCTCGGCCCCTGCCGTAG
- a CDS encoding ferritin-like domain-containing protein, with protein MAMSRRKLRRTLSRLLLLAPVAAAGPGCGWSSTSGCEEKGGISHSNIPISVLRLSDGGTPPEGASCEELCALAGGLPGPCELKPEVGWVMCPVPNLCEGRRPEGLCTDGAVAGRVPPLGVLFAKMAHLEAASVPAFERLADELAAHGAPERLVRAARRSAAEEVRHARAMESLAVRHGAAMPEMTVAPFRDRSLEALALENAVEGCVRETFGALLAAWQARCAEDAGVRESLATIAPDELRHAELSYAIDAWAMSRLSPEARARVEAARREAWLALERDSAASTLPEEVARQAGLPSSEVAQRLVRELARSMAARTPALA; from the coding sequence ATGGCCATGTCCCGCCGCAAGCTGCGCCGTACCCTGTCCCGTCTGCTGCTCCTTGCTCCTGTCGCCGCTGCGGGGCCCGGCTGCGGCTGGTCCTCGACTTCGGGCTGTGAGGAGAAAGGGGGCATCTCGCATTCGAACATCCCCATCTCCGTCCTGCGACTGAGCGATGGCGGCACGCCCCCAGAGGGCGCCTCTTGCGAGGAGCTGTGCGCGCTGGCGGGTGGGCTCCCCGGTCCGTGTGAGCTCAAGCCCGAGGTCGGCTGGGTGATGTGCCCGGTCCCGAACCTCTGCGAGGGCCGGCGGCCGGAAGGGCTGTGCACGGACGGGGCGGTGGCGGGGCGGGTGCCGCCGCTCGGCGTCCTCTTCGCGAAGATGGCGCACCTGGAGGCCGCGTCGGTGCCCGCCTTCGAGCGACTGGCGGACGAGCTGGCCGCGCACGGTGCGCCCGAGCGGCTGGTGCGGGCGGCGCGGCGCTCAGCGGCGGAGGAGGTGCGCCACGCGCGGGCCATGGAGTCGCTGGCGGTGCGCCACGGCGCGGCGATGCCGGAGATGACGGTGGCGCCGTTCCGCGACCGGTCGCTGGAGGCGCTCGCGCTGGAGAACGCGGTGGAGGGCTGCGTGCGCGAGACGTTCGGCGCACTACTGGCCGCGTGGCAGGCGCGGTGCGCGGAGGATGCGGGGGTGCGCGAGTCCCTGGCGACCATCGCGCCGGACGAGCTGCGCCACGCGGAGCTGTCGTACGCCATCGACGCGTGGGCGATGAGCCGGCTGTCGCCCGAGGCGCGGGCTCGCGTGGAGGCGGCGCGGCGGGAGGCGTGGCTCGCGCTGGAGCGTGACTCCGCGGCGAGCACGCTGCCGGAGGAGGTGGCGCGTCAGGCAGGGCTGCCCTCGTCCGAGGTGGCGCAGCGGCTCGTGCGCGAGCTGGCGCGCTCCATGGCGGCCCGTACGCCCGCGCTGGCGTGA
- a CDS encoding beta-lactamase family protein, protein MRRTLPRLAGVAVASCAAVAFLTAADTRKPTTEWLVRPSEAARVARVEAGLAPATLPGEEPRHLSVQQWMELYGVPGLSVAVFEKHALVWAKTYGVKQAGGTEPVTIDTLFQSASISKPVTALAAMRYAEQGKWSLDADINDKLVSWKVPENDFTKEQKVTLRRLLSHSAGLTVSGFPGYPVDAPRPTVQQILDGAKPANTGPVRVDLVPGTKTRYSGGGTTVVQLMMMDQLKKPFPQIMKETVLAPLGLKHSSYEQPLPPALAAMTATATRGDRTSVGGRWHVYPEMAAAGLWTTPSDLARIAIEVSKAKAGTSKRVVSQAMAKQMLTKQSETFGIGFQVWDGTDRFGHGGSNEGFRALLVAFADSGSGMALMANSENGDLLIERVGASITAEYGWKPFKEQLQEPLVMTADLLARLKGADAVLTWYEARHKAGPAEGLSPGILNQVGYSLLWAGKVPDALKVFEANVKHYPADANAYDSLGEAYLKAGKNPEAILNYKKSLELDPKNTNAVRMLEKLGARP, encoded by the coding sequence ATGCGTCGAACCCTTCCCCGCCTCGCAGGCGTTGCCGTCGCGAGCTGCGCGGCCGTCGCCTTCCTCACCGCCGCCGACACGCGCAAGCCCACCACCGAGTGGCTGGTCCGTCCGTCCGAAGCGGCGCGCGTGGCCCGCGTGGAAGCGGGCCTCGCGCCCGCCACCCTCCCGGGTGAGGAGCCCCGGCACCTGTCCGTCCAGCAATGGATGGAGCTGTACGGCGTCCCAGGACTGAGCGTGGCCGTGTTCGAGAAGCACGCCCTCGTCTGGGCCAAGACGTACGGCGTGAAGCAGGCCGGAGGCACCGAGCCCGTCACCATCGACACGCTGTTCCAGTCCGCCTCCATCAGCAAGCCGGTGACGGCCCTGGCGGCGATGCGCTACGCGGAGCAGGGGAAGTGGTCGCTCGACGCGGACATCAACGACAAGCTGGTGTCGTGGAAGGTCCCCGAGAACGACTTCACGAAGGAGCAGAAGGTGACGCTGCGCCGGCTGCTCAGCCACAGCGCGGGCCTGACGGTGTCTGGCTTCCCGGGCTACCCCGTCGACGCGCCGCGGCCCACCGTGCAGCAGATTCTCGACGGCGCGAAGCCCGCGAACACCGGGCCGGTGCGCGTGGACCTCGTGCCCGGGACGAAGACGCGCTACAGCGGCGGCGGCACCACGGTGGTCCAGCTGATGATGATGGACCAGCTGAAGAAGCCGTTTCCGCAAATCATGAAGGAGACGGTGCTGGCGCCGCTCGGGCTGAAGCACAGCTCGTACGAGCAGCCGCTGCCTCCGGCGCTCGCGGCGATGACGGCCACGGCCACGCGCGGCGACAGGACGAGCGTCGGGGGCCGCTGGCACGTCTACCCGGAGATGGCGGCCGCCGGCCTGTGGACGACGCCTTCCGACCTGGCGCGCATCGCCATCGAGGTGTCCAAGGCGAAGGCGGGGACGTCGAAGCGCGTGGTGTCCCAGGCCATGGCGAAGCAGATGCTCACGAAGCAGTCCGAGACCTTCGGCATCGGCTTCCAGGTGTGGGACGGCACGGACCGGTTCGGCCATGGCGGCTCGAACGAGGGCTTCCGGGCCCTGCTGGTGGCGTTCGCCGACTCGGGCAGCGGCATGGCGCTGATGGCCAACTCCGAAAACGGGGACCTGCTCATCGAGCGTGTGGGCGCCAGCATCACGGCGGAGTACGGCTGGAAGCCCTTCAAGGAGCAGCTCCAGGAGCCGCTGGTGATGACGGCGGACCTGCTCGCGCGGCTCAAGGGCGCGGATGCCGTCCTCACCTGGTACGAGGCGCGGCACAAGGCCGGCCCCGCCGAGGGACTGTCGCCTGGCATCCTCAACCAGGTCGGCTACAGCCTGCTCTGGGCGGGCAAGGTCCCCGATGCGTTGAAGGTGTTCGAGGCGAACGTCAAGCACTACCCGGCGGACGCGAACGCGTATGACAGCCTGGGCGAGGCGTACCTCAAGGCCGGCAAGAACCCGGAGGCCATCCTCAACTACAAGAAGTCGCTCGAGCTGGACCCGAAGAACACCAACGCAGTGCGGATGCTGGAGAAGCTCGGCGCGCGCCCCTGA
- a CDS encoding DUF2845 domain-containing protein produces the protein MRALWLAVAMSLVWVPVTAQAASLRCGTALVSDGASKSDVLAKCGEPLAKETRRESEEVKTRDGDTSTKHVVEKTIDEWTYNFGPNRLVQVVVFENGKLVDVKSAGYGR, from the coding sequence ATGCGCGCACTGTGGCTGGCCGTGGCGATGTCGTTGGTGTGGGTTCCCGTGACGGCGCAGGCGGCGTCGCTGCGCTGTGGCACGGCGCTGGTGTCGGACGGGGCGTCGAAGTCGGACGTCCTCGCGAAGTGCGGTGAGCCGCTGGCGAAGGAGACCCGCCGCGAGTCCGAAGAGGTGAAGACGCGGGACGGGGATACCTCCACGAAGCACGTGGTGGAGAAGACCATCGACGAGTGGACGTACAACTTCGGGCCCAACCGCCTGGTGCAGGTGGTGGTGTTCGAGAACGGCAAGCTCGTCGACGTGAAGAGCGCGGGGTACGGGCGGTAG